A genome region from Pseudodesulfovibrio alkaliphilus includes the following:
- the lptE gene encoding LPS assembly lipoprotein LptE yields the protein MPLVRTLIPLLLPAALFLLTACGYSVGGAGERSVLGPEFRTLAISGVENPTTLPWLESRVRSLLRDELTRRGAITWTDSRNQADALIHITIHKYFRPTAVEGSREQTLRSSAIFLFSAEVISNTDSSVVWRSGEILQEWPFYPGQEDEADAEVTNLGIRRLADKMEQNY from the coding sequence ATGCCCCTTGTCCGCACCTTGATCCCGCTTCTGCTTCCGGCCGCCCTGTTCCTGCTCACCGCCTGCGGCTATTCCGTGGGCGGGGCCGGCGAGCGCTCCGTACTCGGACCGGAGTTCCGCACCCTGGCCATTTCCGGGGTGGAGAACCCGACCACCCTGCCATGGCTCGAATCGCGGGTCCGCTCGCTGCTGCGCGACGAGCTGACCCGGCGCGGGGCCATCACCTGGACCGACTCGCGAAACCAGGCCGACGCCCTCATCCACATTACCATTCACAAGTATTTCCGCCCCACGGCCGTGGAAGGTTCCAGGGAGCAGACCCTGCGCTCCAGCGCCATCTTCCTGTTCTCGGCCGAGGTCATCTCGAACACGGACAGCAGCGTGGTCTGGCGCTCCGGGGAGATCCTCCAGGAGTGGCCCTTCTATCCCGGCCAGGAGGACGAGGCCGACGCTGAGGTCACGAACCTCGGCATCCGCAGACTGGCCGACAAAATGGAACAGAACTACTAG
- a CDS encoding DNA polymerase III subunit delta — translation MNRTRYLILVCPDPQLVKAHVDQRLAASGRDGWEIKPFWGDDDDPLPAAFWTDLTIKSLFPQPKALVIRRAHALRAEHWDKLDAAVRGVPADILPVFCLEGEWKGKKPSIPAALSRRAIFKRARDEGWVWESAGLDQSSLGEFVRTWARERSISFEPGADRALIAALPPDAVAARLELDKLELAAGNGRTVRREHVELVAPAGEMEFFELMDALGRPGAEVAVWRRVLGDHLKKSQDRMLFNLIGYLAGQARMYWMLQAGEEDKVKAHPYVKKLKTQVARRLGPKGVARMIDLALESELSVKTGARHHEEVLDVLVAGLIDLFRPDRTAR, via the coding sequence ATGAACCGCACCAGATACCTCATCCTCGTCTGCCCGGACCCGCAGCTGGTCAAGGCCCATGTCGACCAGCGGCTGGCCGCGTCCGGTCGGGACGGGTGGGAAATCAAACCCTTCTGGGGAGATGACGACGACCCACTTCCCGCCGCCTTCTGGACCGACCTGACCATCAAGAGCCTCTTTCCCCAGCCCAAGGCTCTTGTCATCCGCCGGGCCCACGCCCTCAGGGCCGAGCACTGGGACAAGCTCGACGCCGCGGTCCGGGGCGTGCCCGCAGACATCCTGCCCGTCTTCTGCCTGGAGGGCGAGTGGAAGGGCAAGAAGCCGTCCATCCCCGCCGCCCTCTCGCGCCGGGCCATCTTCAAGAGGGCCAGGGACGAGGGATGGGTGTGGGAGTCGGCCGGACTGGACCAGTCCTCTCTTGGCGAATTCGTTCGAACGTGGGCAAGAGAGCGCTCCATCTCCTTTGAGCCGGGAGCGGACCGCGCCCTGATCGCGGCCCTGCCCCCGGATGCCGTGGCAGCGCGGCTGGAGCTGGACAAGCTCGAGCTGGCAGCGGGCAATGGCCGCACCGTACGCCGCGAGCATGTGGAGCTGGTGGCCCCGGCCGGAGAGATGGAGTTCTTCGAGCTGATGGACGCCCTGGGCAGGCCCGGTGCCGAGGTGGCGGTCTGGCGGCGGGTGCTGGGCGACCACCTCAAGAAATCCCAGGACCGGATGCTCTTCAACCTCATAGGCTATCTGGCCGGGCAGGCGCGCATGTACTGGATGCTCCAGGCAGGGGAGGAGGACAAGGTCAAGGCCCACCCCTACGTCAAGAAGCTCAAGACCCAGGTGGCCCGGCGCCTCGGCCCCAAGGGCGTGGCCCGGATGATCGATCTGGCCCTGGAGTCCGAACTGAGCGTCAAGACCGGGGCGCGTCACCACGAGGAAGTCCTCGACGTGCTTGTGGCCGGGCTCATCGACCTGTTCCGGCCGGACCGGACGGCACGGTGA
- the radC gene encoding RadC family protein: MKEKDKPHYLGHRQRLREKLLQNGRSLADYELLELTLAAVLPRRDTKPLAKLMITRFGSLKDALTARPEQLEAVSGIGPAAVAHWALLQELFARMGEARARSGVPLSEPADVARAAMARIGSKGVEEFWAAFLDIRNRVIAWEQVSKGTVDATPVFPREIMATALRLEAAALILAHNHPGGDPTPSMEDLALTQRIRETARGLDIRVLDHIIVTDHDYYSFNEHGRM; the protein is encoded by the coding sequence ATGAAAGAGAAGGACAAACCGCACTACCTCGGGCATCGGCAGCGGCTCAGGGAAAAGCTCCTGCAAAACGGGCGCTCCCTGGCCGACTACGAACTGCTGGAGCTGACCCTGGCCGCAGTCCTCCCGCGCCGCGACACCAAGCCCCTGGCGAAGCTGATGATTACGCGGTTCGGCTCCCTCAAGGATGCGCTCACGGCCCGGCCAGAACAGCTGGAGGCGGTCAGCGGCATCGGCCCGGCGGCAGTGGCCCACTGGGCGCTGCTCCAGGAGCTTTTCGCCCGCATGGGCGAGGCCCGGGCCCGCAGCGGTGTCCCCCTGTCGGAACCTGCCGATGTGGCCCGTGCGGCCATGGCCCGCATCGGTTCCAAGGGGGTCGAGGAGTTCTGGGCCGCGTTTCTGGATATCAGAAACCGGGTCATCGCCTGGGAGCAGGTCAGCAAGGGCACGGTGGACGCCACCCCGGTATTTCCCCGGGAGATCATGGCCACTGCCCTGCGCCTGGAGGCCGCGGCCCTGATCCTGGCCCACAATCATCCGGGCGGCGACCCCACGCCGTCCATGGAGGACTTGGCCCTGACCCAGCGCATCCGCGAGACGGCTCGCGGGCTCGACATCCGGGTGCTGGACCATATCATCGTCACGGACCACGACTACTACAGCTTCAACGAGCACGGACGGATGTAG
- a CDS encoding acylphosphatase, with the protein MNEAHSIIHGKVQGVWFRAWAADMARELGLTGWMRNLPDGGVETLAQGEKAPLERFVERLLDGPPLARVTQVETDWREPDKRFDRFSVTG; encoded by the coding sequence ATGAACGAGGCGCACAGCATCATACACGGCAAGGTCCAGGGGGTCTGGTTCCGCGCCTGGGCGGCGGACATGGCCCGCGAGCTGGGCCTCACCGGCTGGATGCGCAACCTGCCCGACGGCGGCGTGGAGACCCTGGCCCAGGGCGAAAAGGCCCCCCTTGAACGCTTTGTCGAGCGCCTGCTCGACGGCCCGCCCCTGGCCCGGGTGACGCAGGTGGAAACCGACTGGCGCGAACCGGACAAACGCTTCGACCGTTTTTCGGTCACGGGCTGA